One window of Nitrospirota bacterium genomic DNA carries:
- a CDS encoding tetratricopeptide repeat protein, which yields MQKHKRAKEQKFKSVEVKFPRLFRERVRERGTLRVIIFLALLAFIASLVSGAFADNDPSSIFKNGNQLYESGKYDEAIREYSRLLAQGVESGNLYFNLGNSYFKKGETGRAILNYERAKRLMPDDSDLRSNYNYALSRTENTGQQSSASMTEKISGIFSGLTINGLTIFVSAVYVLILAIFIAIIFFPAVKRYLLIMLGVLSVIFLLSTFSLYSRVMVLDSEAIVVSKNAEAKFEPLDNATTHFTLYEGMKIFILESKHDWSKVERFDGKSGWIRNQELEKI from the coding sequence GTGCAGAAGCACAAAAGAGCTAAAGAGCAAAAGTTCAAAAGCGTGGAAGTTAAATTCCCTCGCCTCTTTCGGGAGAGGGTCAGGGAGAGGGGGACTTTGCGGGTAATAATTTTCCTTGCTCTGCTTGCTTTCATAGCGTCTCTTGTCTCAGGTGCTTTCGCGGATAACGACCCGTCATCCATCTTTAAAAACGGCAACCAGCTTTATGAGAGCGGCAAATATGATGAGGCTATAAGGGAGTACTCCAGACTGCTTGCTCAGGGGGTTGAAAGCGGAAATCTATATTTCAATCTCGGAAACAGTTATTTCAAAAAAGGTGAGACGGGCAGGGCCATCTTAAATTATGAAAGGGCAAAGAGACTTATGCCGGACGACAGCGACCTGAGATCAAATTATAATTACGCCCTGTCGAGAACGGAAAATACCGGGCAGCAGTCCTCCGCGTCAATGACAGAAAAGATATCGGGCATATTCAGCGGTCTAACAATAAACGGGTTGACCATATTCGTATCCGCTGTGTACGTTTTGATCTTGGCGATCTTTATCGCGATCATTTTCTTCCCTGCTGTCAAAAGATATTTGCTGATAATGCTTGGCGTTCTATCGGTAATTTTTCTGTTAAGCACGTTCTCTTTGTACAGCAGGGTGATGGTGCTTGACAGCGAGGCGATTGTCGTTTCAAAAAACGCGGAGGCAAAATTTGAACCGCTGGATAACGCCACCACACATTTCACCCTCTATGAAGGCATGAAGATCTTCATCCTCGAATCAAAACACGACTGGAGCAAAGTAGAGAGATTCGACGGCAAGAGCGGGTGGATCAGGAACCAGGAGCTTGAAAAGATATAA
- a CDS encoding cyclic beta 1-2 glucan synthetase: MSRGVWQYAPTSHKETLNLKLSSKSVLENLSSLRARLQGNSRTQKCPDTEPPLRAELFSSDQMEQHGKFLAGSHKLSTDHAPEHLLTRLDENESVLLNVRNLLTEAVKAGRRITPAGEWLLDNFYLIEEQIRTARRHLPKGYSRELPRLLNGPSSGLPRVYDIALETISHGDGRVDPESLSSFVNAYQTVSILKLGELWAIPIMLRLALIENLRRVATRIAADRIDRNNADHWADRMTETAEKDPKSLILVIADMARSDLPMVSSFVAELTRRLKGQGPALALPLTWIEQRLSEYGQTVEQLVQSENQQQAADQVSISNSIGSLRFLGAMDWREFVETMSVVDRILREDPAGGYGRMDFFTRDRYRHVVEKIAKDSRLSESEVARKAIQLAHEAAAGKGSGDRTSHVGFYLIDKGLIQLEQRAEMRLSVFKTLRKSISRFPLFLYLGSITLITLIFTGSLLAKAYADGLHDWLLALTGILALLCSSQLAVALVNWIATLILTPHPLPRMDFSKGIPPELRTLAVVPTLLTSAKNIEALVEALEVRFLANRDENLHFCLLTDFRDADEETLPEDGPLLQLARKRTEELNKKYWNAKSDTFFLFHRPRRWNPRERVWMGYERKRGKIAELNSFLHAGAQGVSKERFSLIVGDTAVLSDVKYMITLDTDTLLPRDSAWELVGAMAHPLNRPQYDEGRQRAVAGYSIIQPRVAVSLPGTNLSRYARMYGSDPGIDPYTRVVSDIYQDLFQEGSFIGKGIYDVASFEQALGGRLPENLMLSHDLIEGCYARAGLLSDVQLYEEYPSCYSEDVSRRHRWIRGDWQIVRWLLPGVPGLRTNFQKNPLSLLSRWKIFDNLRRSLEPSALTLLLLLGWTVLPSAWFWTLSALGIILMPSLITSIMDLLQKPDDVLLVQHLTAAVRSAGWRFAQAAFTLVCLPYEAFFTLDAIVRSTGRMLITRKRLLEWNPHSGRDRNDSNAGDIAAFCRTMWSAPLVAFAAVIYLALSNPAALPVAVPVLCLWFSSPVTAWWISQPLARSRARLTEDQTIFLRKLSRKTWAFFETFVGPEDNWLPPDNYQEYRIASVAHRTSPTNMGLALLANLSAYDFGYISAGQLIERTDNALRTMKGMERHRGHFYNWYDTQSLKPLPPTYISTVDSGNLAAHLLTLRTGLLTLPDQKILGEKLFDGLNDTLRILADVTAKAVPSRLAQLQKDMESLYNFPSASLMAARSSLERLALSAEELIGSIDNSPDSEMNWWARAFADQCRNALDELTFLVPTTVQGIDEIPTLRELANRDAEASERAKSRIQSIERLAMQCGELSRMEYDFLYDETRHLLTIGYNVDERRRDSSYYDLLASEARLCSFVAIAQGQLPQENWFALGRLLTTTSGEPILLSWSGSMFEYLMPLLVMPTYEHTLLDQTYKAAVNRQIEYGSQRGVPWGISESSYNMIDVHLNYQYRAFGVPGLGLKRGLAEDLVIAPYASTLALMIAPEEACLNLQRLAADGFEGRYGFYEAIDYTSSRQRRGHSNTLVRSFMAHHQGMSLLSLAYLLLDRPMQKRFEADPVFQATMLLLQERVPKATAFYSHTSELSEIQAAFIGPEMPVRVFNTPDTSNPEVQLLSNGRYHVMITNAGGGYSRWKDLAVTRWREDSTRDNWGTFCYLRDVASGEFWSTAYQPALKRPDNKSDIYEAIFSESKAEFRCRDHDYDTHTEIAVSPEDDIELRRVRITNRARTRRALDVTSYAEVVLAPPAADALHPAFSNLFVQTEIISMQRAILCTRRPRSEGEHVPWMFHLMAVHGAEIGEVSYETDRMQFIGRGNTVASPQAMIGAGGFFTGALSGSEGSVLDPIVSIRYRITLEPEESVTIDIVSGIGGSRDSALSLVQKYHDRRLADRVFDLAWTHGQVLLRQFNASEADAQLYERLAGSIIYANSSLRADASILIKNHRGQSGLWGYAISGDLPIVLLQIENIANINLVRQLVQAHAYWRLKGLVVDLVIWNEDHAGYRQLLNDQIMGLIAAGIEANVTDKPGGIFVRPADQISNEDRILFQTVARAIITDSRGSLTDQINRRGPAEITMPLLTPTRTHRSEPPAAAAMPRKDLSFFNGLGGFTPDGREYIITTTPGQVTPAPWVNMLANPHFGTVISESGLSYTWGENAHEFRLTPWCNDPVGDTSGEAFYLRDEERGHYWSPAPLPCRGTTPYVTRHGFGYSVFEHTERGIHSEVWVYSAIDASVKFTVIKVRNESGRPRRLSATGYVEWVLGDLRPKTAMHVITEINSNSGALFARNPYNMEFPGRVAFFDVDDFTRTVSSDRTEFLGRNGTLRNPAAMTRMRLSGKVGAALDPCAAIQVPFDLAEGQEREIIFRLGLGRDTDDAANLVFRFRGPAAARGALDAVWQYWNHTLGAVQVETPDQSVNILTNGWLLYQTLACRIWARSGYYQSGGAFGFRDQLQDMMSLIHAEPGLLRQHLLLCAAHQFKEGDVQHWWHPPSGRGVRTRCSDDFLWLPLAASRYVMSTGDTGVLDELIHFIEGRQVNADEDSYYDLPIRSEQTASLYDHCVQAIMKGLNFGERGLPLIGSGDWNDGMNMVGEHGKGESIWLGFFLYKVLMQFTEIARLREDLPVAELCLKEAAHLRSNIEQNGWDGEWYLRAFFDDGSPLGSAGNSECQIDSIAQSWSVLSGAGDAKRSAMAMEALDKRLVRREHRLIQLLDPPFDKSDLNPGYIKGYVPGVRENGGQYTHAAIWAAMAFAKSGDSRRAWELLTMINPVGHSRSREEVEIYKVEPYVVAADVYAVSPHTGRGGWTWYTGSAGWLYRLIMESLLGLKLEVDKLRFAPCIPAEWESFKVHYRYRETLYHITVLQTHNGSVGSGVTVDGVEQPDNSIPLVDDQQEHMVEVRIHVAEG; encoded by the coding sequence ATGAGTAGGGGCGTATGGCAATACGCCCCTACTTCTCATAAGGAGACCTTAAACTTGAAGCTAAGCAGCAAAAGCGTTCTTGAAAACCTGTCCAGTTTACGGGCCAGGCTGCAGGGAAACAGCCGTACACAAAAGTGTCCTGACACTGAGCCGCCGCTTCGCGCGGAACTGTTCAGCAGCGATCAGATGGAGCAGCATGGCAAGTTTCTCGCGGGCTCTCATAAGTTGAGCACGGACCATGCACCGGAGCATCTCCTGACACGGCTGGATGAGAATGAAAGCGTCCTGCTTAATGTACGCAATCTGCTTACAGAAGCGGTAAAGGCCGGTCGAAGGATCACACCGGCAGGTGAATGGCTGCTCGACAACTTCTATCTGATCGAAGAGCAGATCCGCACGGCCAGGAGGCATTTGCCGAAGGGCTACAGCCGGGAACTGCCCCGGCTGCTTAATGGTCCGTCGTCCGGTCTTCCGCGCGTGTATGACATTGCGCTGGAGACGATCTCACATGGCGATGGACGGGTAGATCCGGAGAGCCTCAGCAGTTTCGTGAACGCTTACCAGACAGTCTCTATCCTGAAGTTAGGTGAATTGTGGGCGATACCCATCATGCTGCGTCTGGCGCTGATCGAGAATCTCCGGCGCGTTGCAACCCGGATCGCCGCTGACAGGATCGACCGGAACAACGCTGATCATTGGGCGGACCGGATGACGGAGACCGCGGAGAAAGACCCGAAGAGCCTGATCCTGGTGATTGCGGATATGGCGCGCTCAGACCTGCCGATGGTGAGTTCGTTCGTCGCGGAACTTACGCGGCGGCTGAAGGGACAGGGGCCTGCCCTCGCATTACCGCTTACCTGGATCGAGCAGCGGCTCTCCGAATACGGCCAGACGGTTGAGCAGCTGGTGCAGTCGGAGAACCAGCAGCAGGCCGCCGACCAGGTCTCCATAAGCAACAGCATCGGCAGCCTCCGTTTTCTGGGTGCGATGGACTGGCGCGAGTTTGTCGAGACGATGAGCGTTGTTGACCGGATACTTCGTGAAGACCCGGCCGGTGGTTACGGCAGGATGGATTTTTTTACTCGTGACCGTTACCGCCACGTTGTAGAGAAGATCGCGAAGGACAGCCGGTTGTCCGAGAGCGAGGTGGCACGTAAAGCGATTCAATTGGCGCACGAGGCCGCGGCCGGGAAAGGCAGTGGCGACCGGACGTCGCACGTCGGTTTTTACCTTATAGACAAGGGACTGATACAGCTTGAGCAGAGGGCAGAAATGCGCTTATCTGTCTTTAAGACCCTTCGAAAATCTATCTCGCGTTTTCCTTTGTTCCTATATCTTGGCTCTATCACTCTGATCACATTGATCTTCACCGGGAGCTTACTGGCAAAGGCGTATGCCGATGGGCTGCATGACTGGCTGCTTGCGCTGACCGGTATCCTCGCTTTGCTGTGCTCGAGCCAGTTAGCGGTTGCGCTGGTGAACTGGATCGCCACGTTGATATTGACACCGCATCCTCTGCCGCGAATGGACTTCTCCAAAGGTATCCCCCCGGAATTGCGCACACTGGCAGTAGTCCCCACCCTGCTCACAAGCGCCAAGAACATCGAGGCCCTGGTCGAGGCGCTTGAGGTCAGGTTCCTGGCAAACCGGGACGAAAACCTGCACTTCTGCCTGTTAACTGATTTCCGTGACGCTGACGAAGAAACCCTGCCGGAGGACGGGCCGCTGCTGCAGCTTGCCCGGAAGAGGACCGAAGAGCTCAATAAAAAATACTGGAATGCAAAAAGCGATACGTTCTTCCTCTTTCATCGTCCCCGCCGATGGAATCCCCGGGAGCGGGTCTGGATGGGTTACGAGCGCAAGCGGGGGAAGATCGCGGAATTAAATTCCTTTCTGCATGCCGGAGCACAGGGTGTCTCAAAAGAACGCTTTTCGCTCATAGTCGGTGATACTGCGGTCCTGTCTGATGTGAAATATATGATCACCCTTGACACTGATACACTGCTGCCGCGCGATTCAGCGTGGGAACTTGTGGGAGCAATGGCCCACCCGCTGAATCGTCCTCAATACGACGAAGGCAGGCAGCGGGCCGTTGCCGGGTACAGCATAATTCAGCCGCGCGTGGCAGTGAGCCTGCCCGGCACGAACTTATCCAGGTATGCGAGAATGTACGGTAGTGATCCGGGCATTGATCCGTATACACGCGTCGTATCTGATATTTACCAGGACCTCTTCCAGGAAGGCTCATTTATCGGCAAGGGGATCTATGACGTGGCCTCATTCGAGCAGGCGCTGGGCGGACGTCTCCCTGAGAACCTTATGCTCAGTCACGATCTGATCGAAGGTTGCTATGCGCGGGCAGGGCTGTTGAGCGATGTGCAGTTATATGAGGAATATCCTTCCTGCTACAGCGAAGACGTAAGCCGCCGTCACCGCTGGATCCGCGGGGATTGGCAGATCGTTCGCTGGCTGCTGCCGGGAGTTCCCGGCCTCAGGACCAACTTTCAGAAGAACCCTCTCTCGCTGCTTTCCCGATGGAAGATATTCGACAACCTCCGGCGCAGTCTCGAGCCCTCAGCATTAACACTTCTGTTGCTGCTGGGCTGGACTGTTCTTCCATCTGCATGGTTCTGGACGTTGTCGGCACTCGGCATCATACTGATGCCTTCTTTGATCACCTCCATCATGGACCTTCTTCAGAAGCCGGACGATGTACTTCTGGTCCAGCACCTCACTGCCGCAGTGCGCTCCGCCGGCTGGCGCTTTGCTCAGGCCGCATTTACTCTCGTGTGTCTCCCCTACGAGGCATTCTTCACGCTGGATGCGATCGTTCGTTCAACCGGGAGAATGCTGATCACGCGCAAACGGCTTTTGGAGTGGAATCCGCACAGCGGCCGGGACCGCAATGATAGCAATGCGGGAGATATCGCTGCATTCTGCCGGACGATGTGGTCCGCTCCGCTTGTTGCCTTTGCAGCGGTGATCTATCTGGCGCTTTCGAATCCGGCCGCTCTACCAGTGGCCGTGCCTGTATTATGTCTCTGGTTTTCCTCCCCTGTTACCGCGTGGTGGATCAGCCAGCCGCTCGCCCGCAGCCGGGCAAGGCTGACAGAGGACCAGACGATCTTTCTCCGGAAGCTTTCCAGAAAGACATGGGCGTTCTTCGAGACCTTCGTAGGCCCGGAAGATAACTGGCTGCCTCCCGATAACTATCAGGAGTATCGCATTGCTTCAGTCGCTCATCGTACATCGCCGACCAACATGGGACTCGCATTGCTCGCGAATTTGTCCGCGTATGACTTCGGTTACATTTCAGCCGGACAACTCATAGAGCGCACTGACAATGCGCTGCGCACCATGAAAGGCATGGAACGTCACCGGGGACACTTCTACAACTGGTATGACACTCAGTCTCTGAAACCGCTGCCGCCCACCTACATTTCAACGGTAGACAGCGGGAACCTCGCCGCTCACCTTCTGACATTACGGACAGGACTGCTCACACTTCCCGATCAAAAGATATTGGGAGAAAAATTATTTGACGGACTCAACGACACACTGAGAATTCTCGCGGACGTTACAGCAAAAGCTGTTCCGTCCAGGCTCGCACAACTTCAGAAGGATATGGAATCCCTGTATAATTTTCCGTCTGCATCGCTTATGGCAGCGCGGTCATCCCTTGAGCGGCTGGCATTGTCCGCCGAAGAGCTGATCGGCAGCATCGACAACTCTCCAGACAGCGAAATGAACTGGTGGGCACGCGCCTTTGCAGATCAATGCCGGAATGCTCTTGATGAGCTGACGTTCCTTGTACCGACGACAGTTCAAGGTATCGATGAGATACCGACGCTGCGCGAACTGGCAAATCGTGACGCAGAGGCAAGCGAACGCGCCAAATCAAGAATTCAGTCCATTGAACGGCTTGCAATGCAGTGCGGCGAACTCTCCCGCATGGAATATGATTTCCTGTATGATGAAACGCGTCATCTGCTGACCATCGGGTACAACGTTGATGAGCGCAGGAGAGATTCAAGTTATTATGATCTGCTGGCCTCGGAAGCGAGATTGTGCAGTTTCGTAGCGATCGCGCAAGGACAACTGCCGCAGGAAAACTGGTTCGCCCTTGGACGCCTGCTCACCACTACGAGCGGAGAGCCGATCCTCCTTTCGTGGAGCGGTTCGATGTTCGAGTACCTTATGCCGCTTCTGGTGATGCCGACGTACGAACACACGCTGCTGGACCAGACCTATAAGGCCGCGGTAAACAGGCAGATCGAGTATGGAAGTCAGCGCGGCGTTCCGTGGGGCATATCGGAATCCAGCTACAATATGATCGACGTTCATCTCAACTACCAGTATCGCGCGTTTGGCGTGCCCGGCCTGGGGTTGAAACGCGGACTCGCCGAGGACCTCGTCATTGCACCATATGCCTCGACTCTCGCGCTGATGATCGCGCCCGAGGAGGCGTGCTTGAACCTGCAGCGTCTCGCCGCTGATGGTTTTGAAGGGAGGTACGGCTTCTATGAAGCGATCGACTACACTTCTTCACGCCAACGACGCGGGCATTCAAACACGCTGGTCCGGTCTTTCATGGCGCATCACCAGGGAATGAGCCTCCTATCTCTGGCCTATCTGCTGCTTGACCGTCCGATGCAGAAGCGTTTCGAGGCGGACCCGGTGTTCCAGGCAACCATGCTGCTGCTTCAGGAGCGGGTGCCGAAGGCCACGGCTTTCTATTCGCACACTTCCGAGCTCTCCGAAATACAGGCGGCCTTTATCGGGCCGGAAATGCCCGTGCGCGTTTTTAACACTCCTGATACCTCAAACCCGGAAGTGCAGCTGCTCTCCAACGGCAGATACCACGTAATGATCACGAACGCCGGGGGCGGCTACAGCCGCTGGAAGGACCTCGCAGTTACACGCTGGCGCGAAGACAGTACCCGCGACAACTGGGGGACGTTCTGTTACCTCCGGGACGTTGCGAGCGGAGAGTTCTGGTCCACCGCGTATCAGCCTGCGCTGAAACGGCCGGACAATAAATCGGACATTTACGAAGCGATCTTCTCAGAGTCTAAAGCGGAGTTCCGCTGCAGGGACCACGACTATGACACACATACCGAGATCGCTGTTTCACCTGAGGATGATATTGAACTGCGCAGGGTCCGCATTACCAACCGGGCGCGGACGCGCAGGGCGCTTGATGTTACGAGTTACGCCGAAGTGGTCCTTGCGCCGCCAGCCGCTGACGCACTGCATCCGGCATTCAGCAATCTCTTTGTTCAGACAGAGATCATAAGCATGCAGCGTGCGATCCTTTGCACACGCCGTCCACGCTCTGAGGGAGAGCACGTACCATGGATGTTTCACCTGATGGCCGTTCATGGCGCGGAGATAGGAGAAGTCTCCTACGAGACGGACCGCATGCAGTTCATCGGCCGCGGTAACACGGTCGCCAGCCCGCAGGCGATGATCGGCGCGGGAGGTTTTTTTACCGGTGCTCTCTCGGGCAGTGAGGGCTCAGTGCTCGATCCGATCGTCTCTATCCGGTATCGGATAACGCTGGAACCGGAAGAATCGGTCACAATAGACATTGTCTCCGGCATAGGCGGATCCCGCGATTCAGCTTTAAGCCTTGTGCAGAAATACCATGATCGTCGCCTCGCGGACCGCGTCTTTGATCTTGCATGGACACATGGCCAGGTGCTTCTGCGGCAATTCAATGCCTCGGAGGCCGACGCGCAACTCTACGAGCGTCTTGCCGGATCGATAATCTATGCCAATTCCTCCCTGCGGGCCGACGCGAGCATCCTCATCAAGAACCATCGGGGACAATCCGGCCTCTGGGGATACGCCATCTCAGGCGATCTGCCGATCGTACTGCTGCAGATCGAAAATATTGCCAATATCAACCTGGTGCGCCAACTCGTGCAGGCACATGCCTACTGGCGTTTAAAAGGACTTGTAGTTGATCTGGTGATCTGGAACGAAGACCACGCCGGTTACCGGCAGCTGCTGAACGACCAGATCATGGGCCTCATTGCCGCGGGCATCGAAGCCAATGTGACAGATAAGCCCGGAGGCATTTTTGTCAGGCCCGCGGACCAGATATCCAACGAGGACCGGATACTGTTTCAAACAGTTGCGCGCGCCATCATCACCGACAGCCGCGGGTCATTAACGGACCAGATCAACCGCCGCGGTCCCGCGGAAATAACAATGCCTCTCCTAACTCCGACACGGACCCACCGCTCCGAACCTCCGGCTGCCGCAGCTATGCCCCGCAAAGACCTGTCGTTCTTCAACGGGCTGGGCGGATTCACGCCTGACGGGCGCGAGTACATCATCACGACAACTCCCGGTCAGGTGACACCTGCGCCATGGGTGAATATGCTTGCGAATCCGCACTTCGGAACGGTCATCTCAGAGAGCGGACTTTCCTACACATGGGGTGAGAATGCACATGAGTTCCGCCTTACTCCATGGTGCAATGATCCGGTGGGCGACACGAGCGGTGAAGCCTTCTATCTCCGTGACGAAGAGCGCGGACATTACTGGTCTCCAGCTCCGCTGCCCTGCCGCGGGACAACGCCCTATGTCACACGGCACGGATTCGGCTACAGTGTATTTGAGCACACAGAGCGCGGTATACACTCGGAGGTTTGGGTTTACTCGGCCATTGACGCATCGGTCAAGTTCACGGTGATCAAGGTGCGAAACGAGTCAGGCCGGCCCCGGCGGCTTTCCGCTACAGGATATGTGGAATGGGTGCTGGGAGATCTGCGCCCCAAAACAGCAATGCATGTCATCACAGAGATCAATTCTAATAGCGGCGCACTCTTCGCCCGAAACCCTTACAATATGGAATTCCCCGGCAGGGTTGCATTCTTCGACGTAGATGATTTTACCCGAACTGTAAGCAGCGACCGGACCGAATTCCTTGGACGTAACGGCACTCTTAGGAATCCTGCGGCTATGACCAGGATGAGGCTTTCCGGCAAGGTAGGCGCTGCACTTGATCCCTGTGCGGCCATTCAAGTCCCGTTCGATCTGGCTGAAGGACAAGAGCGCGAGATCATCTTCAGGCTCGGGTTAGGACGAGATACCGATGACGCCGCTAACCTGGTGTTTCGTTTCCGGGGTCCTGCTGCCGCGCGCGGCGCTCTTGACGCAGTGTGGCAGTACTGGAACCACACACTTGGCGCAGTGCAGGTGGAAACGCCCGACCAGTCAGTCAATATCCTGACCAATGGATGGCTCTTATACCAGACTCTTGCATGCCGCATTTGGGCGCGCAGCGGATACTATCAGTCAGGGGGCGCCTTCGGTTTCCGCGACCAGTTACAGGACATGATGTCGCTCATCCACGCGGAACCGGGCCTCCTGCGTCAGCATCTGCTCCTTTGCGCGGCCCATCAGTTCAAGGAAGGTGATGTCCAGCATTGGTGGCATCCTCCATCTGGAAGGGGCGTGCGCACCCGCTGTTCAGACGATTTCCTCTGGCTGCCGCTGGCTGCATCCCGCTACGTTATGAGCACAGGAGACACCGGGGTACTGGATGAACTCATCCACTTCATCGAGGGCCGCCAGGTTAACGCCGATGAGGACTCGTATTATGATCTTCCCATCCGGTCTGAACAAACTGCAAGTTTGTACGATCATTGTGTGCAGGCGATCATGAAGGGCCTTAATTTTGGTGAACGCGGCCTGCCGCTCATCGGATCGGGCGACTGGAACGACGGCATGAACATGGTGGGCGAACACGGCAAAGGCGAAAGCATTTGGCTGGGGTTCTTTCTTTATAAAGTGCTCATGCAGTTCACTGAGATCGCACGCCTGCGTGAAGACCTGCCCGTTGCCGAACTCTGCTTGAAGGAAGCGGCCCATCTGCGCAGTAATATCGAACAGAACGGCTGGGACGGTGAGTGGTACCTCCGCGCTTTCTTCGATGACGGCTCGCCGCTTGGTTCAGCGGGTAATTCCGAGTGCCAGATCGATTCCATCGCGCAAAGCTGGTCTGTTCTCTCAGGAGCCGGTGATGCCAAACGCTCAGCCATGGCAATGGAGGCGTTGGATAAACGCCTTGTCCGGCGTGAGCATAGACTGATACAGCTTCTGGACCCGCCGTTTGATAAATCGGATTTGAATCCGGGCTATATAAAAGGGTATGTCCCCGGGGTCAGGGAAAATGGCGGGCAGTACACTCATGCCGCGATCTGGGCGGCAATGGCGTTCGCAAAGTCAGGCGACAGCCGCCGGGCGTGGGAACTGCTGACAATGATCAACCCGGTGGGGCATTCGAGATCACGGGAAGAGGTAGAGATTTACAAAGTAGAACCGTACGTTGTCGCAGCCGATGTATATGCCGTCTCACCGCACACAGGCCGCGGTGGATGGACGTGGTATACGGGTTCGGCCGGCTGGCTGTACCGGCTTATCATGGAATCACTTTTAGGGTTGAAGCTTGAAGTGGACAAACTGCGTTTTGCGCCATGCATTCCTGCTGAATGGGAGTCGTTCAAAGTGCACTACCGGTACAGGGAGACTCTCTACCATATCACCGTGTTGCAAACCCACAATGGCAGCGTGGGATCGGGTGTGACGGTCGATGGCGTTGAGCAGCCTGATAATTCTATTCCGCTTGTTGATGACCAACAGGAACATATGGTTGAGGTGAGGATACATGTTGCAGAAGGATAA
- a CDS encoding type II toxin-antitoxin system HigB family toxin, whose translation MTLVGREKLYQFITKHPDTRSLIENWIADVQNANWQNTQDVKDRYSSASFLADRIVIFNVRGNSYRLEVQIAYKTKKVIVKWAGTHAEYSKRFK comes from the coding sequence ATGACGTTAGTAGGCCGGGAAAAACTATACCAGTTCATTACCAAGCATCCAGATACTCGTAGTTTGATAGAGAATTGGATAGCAGATGTTCAAAACGCTAACTGGCAAAACACACAGGATGTCAAGGATCGATATTCAAGCGCCAGTTTCTTGGCTGATAGAATAGTGATCTTTAATGTAAGAGGTAATAGTTATAGGCTTGAGGTCCAAATTGCTTATAAAACCAAAAAGGTCATTGTGAAATGGGCAGGGACACATGCTGAGTATTCAAAAAGATTTAAGTAG